A window of Candidatus Saccharibacteria bacterium contains these coding sequences:
- a CDS encoding DUF2130 domain-containing protein gives MTTVICTGCGIEIAIDKAMEGQIEARVLAAERHKHEQELAKIKAEQDSAIKKEREEAEALARRTLAREKEMMHKQAEADLAFEKQKLAMEAASAQKKSAIEQESLIKTLRDDAESAKADSKALREQLTELTRELREERKAKENAEFEAQKKIAEEEAKIRQEVQKSADEKARLNLAAKEKTITDLQKALDEAQRKAAQGSQQLQGEIMELDLEEALAANFRDDEIAPVAKGVRGGDIMQTVKSPRGTGCGSIIWEIKRTKNWVDGWIPKLKEDARNARASIAIIVTEVMPKHITEDIGQHSGVWICKPQLAIVLGALLRKSLLDAGMQKAIAENRGDKAEALYNFVTSHEFIQQIESMVETYQEMTTQVTKERIAYEKLWAQREKQAQKLLMGTANIIGSMQGHVGQAAMLRIKGLELGDGVEELEQAALV, from the coding sequence ATGACTACCGTTATCTGTACCGGCTGCGGCATTGAGATCGCTATCGATAAGGCCATGGAAGGCCAGATTGAGGCCCGCGTGCTGGCCGCCGAACGCCACAAGCACGAACAGGAATTGGCAAAGATCAAGGCCGAGCAGGACAGCGCCATCAAGAAGGAGCGGGAAGAGGCAGAAGCCCTGGCCCGGCGCACCCTCGCCCGTGAAAAAGAAATGATGCACAAACAGGCCGAAGCCGACCTGGCATTTGAGAAGCAGAAACTGGCCATGGAAGCCGCCAGCGCCCAGAAAAAATCAGCCATCGAGCAGGAAAGCCTCATCAAGACGCTGCGCGACGACGCCGAGAGTGCCAAAGCCGACAGCAAAGCCCTCCGCGAGCAGCTGACCGAACTGACCCGCGAACTGCGCGAAGAGCGCAAGGCCAAGGAGAACGCCGAATTCGAGGCCCAGAAAAAGATTGCCGAGGAAGAGGCAAAGATCCGGCAGGAAGTGCAGAAATCGGCCGACGAGAAAGCCCGGCTTAACCTTGCCGCCAAGGAAAAGACCATCACCGACCTGCAGAAGGCCCTGGACGAAGCCCAGCGCAAGGCCGCCCAGGGCAGCCAGCAGCTCCAAGGCGAAATCATGGAGCTCGACCTGGAGGAGGCCTTGGCCGCGAATTTCCGCGACGACGAGATAGCGCCGGTGGCCAAAGGCGTGCGTGGCGGCGATATCATGCAGACCGTCAAGAGTCCGCGCGGCACCGGCTGCGGCAGTATCATCTGGGAAATCAAGCGGACCAAGAACTGGGTGGACGGCTGGATTCCTAAATTGAAAGAGGATGCGCGCAACGCCCGGGCATCCATCGCCATCATCGTCACCGAGGTCATGCCCAAGCACATTACTGAGGATATCGGCCAGCACAGCGGCGTCTGGATCTGCAAACCGCAACTGGCCATCGTACTAGGGGCACTGCTGCGCAAGAGCCTGCTTGACGCCGGCATGCAGAAAGCCATCGCCGAGAACCGCGGCGACAAGGCCGAAGCACTATACAACTTCGTCACCAGCCACGAGTTCATCCAGCAGATTGAGAGCATGGTCGAGACGTACCAGGAAATGACCACGCAGGTCACCAAAGAGCGCATCGCCTATGAAAAACTCTGGGCCCAGCGAGAAAAGCAAGCCCAGAAGCTGCTGATGGGCACCGCCAACATCATCGGCAGCATGCAAGGGCATGTCGGACAGGCGGCCATGCTGCGCATCAAGGGCTTGGAGCTGGGTGATGGGGTGGAGGAGCTGGAGCAGGCGGCTCTGGTGTAA